Proteins from one Coregonus clupeaformis isolate EN_2021a chromosome 25, ASM2061545v1, whole genome shotgun sequence genomic window:
- the LOC121539751 gene encoding LOW QUALITY PROTEIN: G patch domain-containing protein 2-like (The sequence of the model RefSeq protein was modified relative to this genomic sequence to represent the inferred CDS: inserted 1 base in 1 codon; substituted 1 base at 1 genomic stop codon), with the protein MLVHDLVSALELTSEQTKLEELWEEMILSPSAAAQADPPTSGWKRICDSSLHPMEHGRWLSEASESSLDEAAKDCRENADPAPSAATANYSDSDDMMVAKCWPSCSSNSKAIKTKQHSWPESDTFTANTPGRPFRRRRKVKRMTSDVTVSLQQKLTVSXWXSKSGGNHRSSKKQHLSRLKKGAGGWVGVGVDREADGVGLRVEECWTDKIPLVREAKEQ; encoded by the exons atgttgGTGCATGACCTGGTGTCAGCCCTGGAGCTGACCTCAGAGCAGACCAAGCTAGAGGAGCTCTGGGAGGAGATGATTCTGAGCCCTTCTGCAGCAGCGCAGGCAGATCCGCCGACGTCGGGATGGAAACGCATCTGTGACTCTTCCCTCCACCCCATGGAGCACGGCCGCTGGCTCAGCGAGGCCTCCGAGTCCAGCCTAGATGAAGCAGCCAAAGACTGCCGGGAGAATGCTGATCCGGCCCCCTCCGCCGCCACCGCCAACTACAGTGACTCAGACGACATGATGGTGGCCAAGTGCTGGCCCTCCTGTTCCAGCAACAGCAAGGCCATCAAAACCAAGCAGCACTCATGGCCTGAGTCGGACACCTTCACAGCGAACACCCCAGGACGGCCATTTAGGAGAAGGCGGAAGGTCAAACGCATGACCTCAGACGTGACGGTCAGCCTGCAGCAGAAGTTGACGGTGTCATGAT ATAGCAAGTCGGGTGGGAACCACAGGTCGTCCAAAAAGCAGCATCTGTCCAGGCTGAAGAAGGGGGCTGGAGGCTGGGTGGGAGTGGGAGTGGACAGGGAGGCTGATGGAGTGGGCCTCAGGGTAGAGGAGTGCTGGACGGATAAGATCCCACTGGTCCGAGAGGCCAAGGAGCAATGA